One Amorphoplanes digitatis genomic window carries:
- the yicI gene encoding alpha-xylosidase codes for MKFTDGFWSKRDGVTVLHPVQLQDTTARADSLTAYATAKRVRGRGDTLDAPIITVACTAPAPDVVRVTICHFAGGVPRRPDFEITAEPGFVPQVDDMSLTSGALTARFAGGDQWRLDFLAGGRRLTGSGGKGMGIVEDADGGRYVHEQLDLGVGEAVYGLGERFGPLVKNGQSIDIWNEDGGTSSEQAYKNVPFYLTNRGYGVLVDHPGRVSFEVGSELVSRTQFSVGGQTLSYLVIYGPSPAEILRKYTALTGRPALPPAWSFGLWLSTSFTTSYDEETVTGFVDGMAERDLPLSVFHFDTFWMREFSWCDFEWDARIFPDPPGMLKRLSDRGLRTCVWINPYIAQRSPLFAEGMAAGYLVRRADGDVWQWNRWQAGMALVDFTNPDAREWYAGKLRALLEMGVDAFKSDFGERIPVDVVWHDGSDPERMHNYYTQLYNRVVFDVLREHRGEGEAVVYARSATVGGQQFPVHWGGDNSSTFESMAESLRGGLSLAASGFGFWSHDIGGFEGLPDPAVFKRWIPFGLLSSHSRLHGNQTYRVPWLFDEEAVDVLREFTRLKHTLMPYLFGAAGRAHREGLPVMRPMVFDFTDDPAVTHLDRQYLLGESLLVAPVFSEQGDTTYYVPAGRWTRYLTGEVVEGPGWVRETHGFGSVPLLVRPDSVLAIGARHDRPDYDYRDGVTLRLFELAEGTRTTTVPGPAGAAPTTFEVTRSGATIRVVRSGDPAAWRIRAGDTVVNLDAGDSTCELNLD; via the coding sequence ATGAAGTTCACCGACGGCTTTTGGAGCAAGCGCGACGGCGTGACCGTCCTGCACCCGGTGCAGTTGCAGGACACCACGGCGCGGGCCGACTCGCTGACCGCGTACGCGACGGCCAAGCGGGTGCGCGGGCGCGGGGACACCCTCGACGCCCCGATCATCACGGTCGCCTGCACCGCGCCCGCGCCCGACGTCGTGCGGGTCACGATCTGCCACTTCGCGGGCGGGGTGCCGCGCCGGCCCGACTTCGAGATCACCGCCGAGCCGGGTTTCGTCCCTCAGGTCGACGACATGAGCCTGACCTCGGGCGCGCTGACCGCGCGGTTCGCCGGTGGGGACCAGTGGCGGCTCGACTTCCTCGCCGGCGGCCGGCGCCTGACCGGCAGCGGCGGGAAGGGCATGGGCATCGTCGAGGACGCCGACGGCGGACGGTACGTCCACGAGCAGCTCGACCTCGGCGTCGGCGAGGCGGTGTACGGGCTGGGCGAGCGCTTCGGGCCGCTGGTCAAGAACGGCCAGTCGATCGACATCTGGAACGAGGACGGCGGCACCAGCAGCGAGCAGGCGTACAAGAACGTGCCGTTCTATCTCACCAACCGCGGCTACGGCGTGCTCGTCGACCACCCCGGCCGGGTGTCCTTCGAGGTCGGCTCCGAGCTGGTCTCGCGCACCCAGTTCAGCGTCGGCGGGCAGACGCTGTCCTACCTGGTGATCTACGGGCCGTCCCCGGCGGAGATCCTGCGCAAGTACACCGCGCTGACCGGCCGGCCCGCCCTGCCGCCGGCCTGGTCCTTCGGCCTGTGGCTCTCCACGTCGTTCACCACCTCCTACGACGAGGAGACGGTGACCGGCTTCGTCGACGGGATGGCCGAGCGGGACCTGCCGCTGAGCGTCTTCCACTTCGACACGTTCTGGATGCGCGAGTTCAGCTGGTGCGACTTCGAGTGGGACGCCCGGATCTTCCCGGACCCGCCGGGCATGCTCAAGCGCCTCTCCGACCGCGGGCTGCGCACCTGCGTCTGGATCAACCCGTACATCGCCCAGCGCTCGCCGCTGTTCGCCGAGGGCATGGCCGCCGGCTACCTGGTGCGCCGCGCCGACGGCGACGTCTGGCAGTGGAACCGCTGGCAGGCCGGCATGGCGCTCGTCGACTTCACCAACCCGGACGCCCGCGAGTGGTACGCGGGCAAGCTGCGCGCCCTGCTCGAGATGGGCGTCGACGCCTTCAAGTCCGACTTCGGCGAGCGCATCCCGGTCGACGTGGTCTGGCACGACGGCTCCGACCCGGAACGGATGCACAACTACTACACCCAGCTCTACAACCGGGTGGTCTTCGACGTGCTGCGCGAGCACCGCGGCGAGGGCGAGGCCGTCGTCTACGCCCGCTCGGCGACCGTCGGCGGCCAGCAGTTCCCGGTGCACTGGGGCGGCGACAACTCCTCGACCTTCGAGTCGATGGCCGAGAGCCTGCGCGGCGGGCTGTCCCTGGCGGCGTCGGGCTTCGGCTTCTGGAGCCACGACATCGGCGGCTTCGAAGGGCTGCCCGACCCGGCCGTGTTCAAGCGGTGGATCCCGTTCGGGCTGCTCTCCTCGCACAGCCGGCTGCACGGCAACCAGACGTACCGAGTGCCGTGGCTCTTCGACGAGGAGGCCGTCGACGTGCTGCGCGAGTTCACCCGGCTCAAGCACACGCTGATGCCGTACCTCTTCGGCGCCGCAGGCCGCGCGCACCGCGAGGGCCTGCCGGTGATGCGGCCGATGGTCTTCGACTTCACCGACGACCCGGCCGTCACCCACCTCGACCGGCAGTACCTGCTCGGCGAGAGCCTGCTCGTCGCGCCGGTGTTCAGCGAGCAGGGCGACACGACCTACTACGTGCCGGCCGGCCGCTGGACCCGGTACCTGACCGGCGAGGTGGTCGAGGGCCCCGGCTGGGTACGCGAGACGCACGGCTTCGGCAGCGTGCCGCTGCTGGTGCGGCCGGACTCGGTCCTGGCGATCGGCGCCCGCCACGACCGGCCGGACTACGACTACCGCGACGGCGTCACGCTGCGGCTGTTCGAGCTCGCCGAGGGCACCCGGACCACGACCGTGCCGGGACCCGCGGGCGCCGCCCCGACCACGTTCGAGGTGACCCGTTCGGGCGCGACTATCCGCGTGGTGCGCTCGGGCGACCCCGCCGCGTGGCGGATCCGCGCCGGCGACACCGTGGTGAACCTCGACGCCGGCGACTCCACTTGCGAGCTGAACCTGGACTAG